One Gadus chalcogrammus isolate NIFS_2021 chromosome 22, NIFS_Gcha_1.0, whole genome shotgun sequence genomic window carries:
- the gngt1 gene encoding guanine nucleotide-binding protein G(T) subunit gamma-T1, translated as MPGVINLDDLTDKDKAQMELDQKKIEVKLERWLTSKCCEEIKDYIVAAEEEDILVKGMPEDKNPFKEKGGCVIC; from the exons ATGCCAGGAGTCATCAATTTGGATGATCTGACGGACAAGGACAAGGCCCAGATGGAATTGGACCAGAAGAAAATTGAAGTCAAACTTGAGAGGTGGTTG ACATCCAAATGTTGCGAGGAGATCAAGGACTACATTGTGGCCGCCGAGGAGGAAGACATCTTAGTGAAGGGCATGCCAGAGGACAAGAACCCGTTCAAGGAGAAAGGTGGCTGCGTCATCTGCTAG
- the tfpi2 gene encoding tissue factor pathway inhibitor 2: MSRIQTSLGLNLKQDSKMKRSLSLFTLLCSLQPVFSLLDNGVCLLQVDEGPCRALIPRYYYNTITQKCEEFHYGGCNGNANNFKSYKECLKTCYRIPKVPQMCRFPQEIGPCRALHKRYSFNMTTMQCEAFGYGGCQGNENRFLDLKVCNEYCSPHKTIPILCLDLLDRGKCAASIPRFYYKASSGTCEEFSYSGCGGSSNNFVSRRSCTDVCVKIPGHNNRQYNANRRRERRYRNNMVKDELA, translated from the exons ATGTCCAGAATACAGACAAGTCTAGGGTTGAACCTAAAACAAGACAGCAAAATGAAACGCAGCCTATCCCTGTTTACGCTCTTATGCTCGCTTCAGCCCGTTTTTTCGCTTCTAGATAACG GTGTCTGTCTTCTCCAAGTGGACGAGGGGCCGTGCAGAGCATTGATTCCGAGATATTATTATAACACCATCACTCAGAAATGCGAGGAGTTTCACTATGGAGGGTGCAATGGGAACGCCAATAACTTCAAGAGTTATAAGGAGTGCCTGAAAACATGCTATAGAATCCCAA AAGTCCCACAAATGTGTAGATTCCCCCAGGAGATCGGCCCGTGCCGGGCCCTCCACAAACGCTATTCCTTCAACATGACCACCATGCAATGCGAAGCATTTGGCTATGGAGGCTGCCAGGGCAATGAAAACCGCTTCCTGGACCTCAAAGTCTGCAATGAATACTGCAGCCCCCACAAAA CCATTCCTATTCTGTGCCTGGATTTGCTGGACAGAGGGAAGTGTGCGGCGTCCATCCCACGCTTCTACTATAAAGCATCCAGCGGGACCTGCGAGGAGTTCAGCTACTCAGGCTGTGGCGGCAGCAGCAACAACTTTGTATCTAGGAGGAGCTGCACGGACGTCTGCGTTAAAA TTCCGGGACATAATAATCGCCAGTACAACGCAAACAGACGGCGGGAGCGAAGATACCGAAACAATATGGTTAAAGATGAACTTGCTTAG